AGAATTTCGTCGCCGCCTCGCCGGCGGCGGGTGGCCGGATGGTGACCATCGACCAATCGCTGAAATCGCTGGCGGCGGCCAGCTGGGGCGCGGCGGCAGTCCCGCCGGAGGGCGGACAGGTGATGCCGGCGGCGCTCTTGTGCCCCTCGATCGCGCCGTAAAGTAGAAAGTGCAGAGCGATTCCCGTCGCCGAAAGAACGACCGGATCCTCCGTGCACCCGGCCACCGCGGCGTCGTTGGTGGTGACGTCCGGGTCGTACCAGTGCATGTAATTCGGGCTGGCCGGATTCAACGTGTCGGCGACGGGAATCGGTCCCTGCGCCGCCTCGACGGTCAGGGTCAGCTTGGGATTGTCGCGTTTGAAATAATCGGTGACCTTGCCGTCGTCGTCGACCTCCCAGCCGTCCAGGAACGCGTACAGCTCCTTGAGGGCGGTGGTCATCATCAGTTGATTGGTCGACACGGAATCGGTCATTGGCCGTCCGGACGCCGCCAGCTGCATCATCGTGCGGGCGAAACTTTGCTGCGCGTTCTGCACCAGCAACGGAATGGTCGAGTTGTTGAGGCCGATCTGTCGGGGGTAGGTCTGGTCGGAAAAGTCGGCCGCGGAGATCTGCGTCTGCTGAAAGGCCAGCTCGAAGAAGCGGCGCATCTTGCTTTCGTACGAGGGCAGCGTCATCCAGCTGCCGATCAAACCTTTCAACTGGGTGGGATCGGTCTGCACCTGCTGGACTTCCGAGTCGGTGGGCGGCAATCCGACCAGCAGGTTCTTGACCTTGGCGACGTACGCCGACGGCGACACCGGCACGAACGGCGGCGGAGCAGTCATCCCGCCCGCGTCCGGCGATCCTCCGGGCGAGCCCCCGCTGCCGCCGGCCGTCTGGCCCGTGGAGGCAACCTTCCCGCAGGCGGACAAACAACCGAGCAGGGCAATTGCCGCTGGCGCCAGCGACCGGCCGAATTTGCCGCGAGCCTCACCATCAAGCGCTGGGTGCATGGACGTCCCTTTCAGCATGAACAAAGTAACGCCGGTCCGGCCTGGCGAAAATGAAGAACCCGTGAATTTCGTTGGCCCAGGGTCCACCACCGCGGATCAATCGGGCAGAATCGCTGGAAGATGAGTCGGTTGCGTCGGCTTTTCTCCCGGATGCCCATCGGCGTGAAGCTGTTCGTGGCGCTCTTCGCTGTCTGTGCGGCGGTGGCGGCGGGTATGGGCGTGGGTGTGCGGATCAGTTTCGAGCGCGGGTTTTTAAGTTACGTCAACCGCCTGGAAGCGAACCGCATGGCCGGTCTGGCGCGCCGGTTGTCGCGTCTTTATCGGGACGGCAGCGGCTGGGGCGGCATTCAGGAAGATCGGGCGTTGTGGGAGCGCCTCGACGGTGCACCACAGGCGGTGCGGCGCCCGGGCGCGGCGCGCGAAGGCGCCCCCGGTCTTTCGATCTTCGACGCCAGCGGCGCGTTGGTGGCGGGCAGCGCGTCGCCCAGGCCCGACGCCTTGCAGGCCGACATCGTCGTCGACGGAAAAGTGGTCGGCACGCTGTTCGGCATGCCGCTGCGGCAAGTGACCAATCAAGCCGATCTGCAGTTTCAGCAAGAGCAGACGCGCATGAACTGGGTGATCGCCTTCGGCGCTTTGCTGCTGGCAGGCGCGGCGGCGGTGCTGCTGTCGCGCGCGCTGCTGTCGCCGCTGCGTCGACTGGCCGATGCCACCGGCCGCCTGAGCGCGGGCGATTTCAGTGTGCAGGTGCCGGTGGACGGTGAAGACGAGATCGGCCAGCTCTCTCGAAGTTTCAATGGACTGGCCGAAACGCTGAACCGCAACGATCGCATGCGGCGCCAATTCATGGCCGACGTCACCCACGAGCTGCGCACGCCGCTGGCGGTGCTGCGCGCCGAGATCGAGCAGCTGGAAGACGGGCTGCGCGCGCCCACCGCCGACGCCCTGGGCTCGCTGCGCGCGGAGATGGACAAGCTGACCCGCCTGGTCGACGACATTCAGCAGCTGGCGTTGTCCGACGTGGGTGTGCTCCGTTATTTCCGCGAGCGGCTGGACGTGACGGCGCTGGTGACGGAGGCGATCGAGAGCTGGGCGCCCCGGCTGGCCGCGCATCACCTGACGTTGCGCCTGGCCGCGGGGGGCGACGGGCCGGCGGCCCGGCTATTGATCGATGGGGATCCGGCGCGGCTCGAACAGGTGCTGGGCAATCTGCTGGAAAACGCCGAGCGTTACGTCCCCGCCGGTGGTCAGGTGGTGGTGCGCTGCGGGCGCGACGGTGACCGCGCCTTGATCGAGATCGACGACAGCGGCAAGAGCGTCAGCGACGCGGCGCTGGCCCGGCTTTTCGAACGTTTCTATCGTGAAGAGGCGTCGCGCAGCCGCACCACCGGCGGCGCCGGCCTGGGCTTGGCCATCTGCCGCACCATCGTCGAGGCGCACAGCGGAACCATCGTGGCCGCGCGTTCGACGCTGGGTGGGTTGCGGATCGAGATCCGGTTGCCGCTGGTCAGCGAGGTGCGCGGGTGACCAGCCTGGCGGCTGCCTCTGCCCACGTGCTGGTCGTCGAGGACGAACCGAAGCTGCGTGCGGTGCTGGTCAATTATCTGCAAGCGGCGGGCTACGAATGCACGGCGATGAGCGACGGAGCAGCGGCACTGGCGGCGCTGCAAGCGCGGCAATTCGACCTGGTCCTTCTCGATTGGATGTTGCCGGGTATGGACGGGCTGGCCCTGTGCCAGACCGTGCGCCGCAGTGGTCCGACGCCGATCATCATGGTCACCGCCCGGGTGGACGAAGCGGATCGTCTGATTGGCCTCGAAGCCGGCGCGGACGACTATGTGTGCAAGCCATTCAGCCCGCGCGAGGTGGTGGCCCGGGTCAAGGCGCTGTTGCGCCGCGCCCGCCTCGGCGCACCGTCGGCGGCGCCGCCGCCGGTCAGGCTGCGCATCGACGATGCCGCTCATCGCGTGCTGCTGGACGGGCGCGAGCTGCGTTTGACCCACGTCGAGTTCCGTCTGATCAGCGCACTGGCGCACGCGCCGGGCACAGTGTGGTCGCGCGACAAGTTGTTGCGCGCTCTTTATGAAGAATATCGGGTGGTCACCGATCGAACCGTGGACACACACGTCAAGAATGTTCGACGCAAGCTGCAAGAGGCCTCTCCCGGCGACGAGATCATCGCCTCTGTCTACGGCGTCGGCTATCGCATGGATCTCGCCGCTCTCGAGATCGCGCTTGGCAAGGGTGCCTGATGACGAGCGCCGGCGATTGCAGTAAAGTAAGTATACCCATGGCTTTGTGGGTGGAGTCTGCATGTCACCCAAGGGTTCAACGTTCGTATTGGTTACGCTCTGGTCGTTGGTCGGGGTCGCGGTTGGTTGCGGTTCCAGCGGGCCCGCTGGTTCGACGACGGTGACGCCGGGCTCAGGCGGCAAGGCGAGCGGCGGTGGCGCGGGGTCCGGCGGCGCGGGTGGTACCACCGTGGGTGGATTCGTGAACGCCGATGCCGGCGGCTACAAGCTAGGTCCAGCGGTGACGGGCGATCCAACCGCGGGCGGGGTGACCGCGCCGGGGCAGGATCCGAACGCCATGAACTGCAATCAGCTCCTCGGCATTGTGCGCGATTTCAAAGGTCTCGCCGAGCCGGGCGGCCACCCTGACTTTGAGCACTTCCAGGGTGACGACGTGACGCCCAATCTGGTCGGCCCCACTTTGGGAGCCGATCACAAACCGGTCTACGCCTCGCAATGCGAGGGGGGCGCCGCCATGACCGACGTCACCTGTCCCTACGGCCAGCAAACCACCAGCAAGATGGACTTCGACCAGTGGTATCGGCCCGCCGACGGCGTCAACAAACAGTTCTTCTTGTATCTGATGTTCGACAAGCTGGCGTCCGGCGTGGCCACCTTTCAAAGCTCGCACTTTTTCCCGCTGGACGGGCAAGGGTGGGGCAACTCCGGCGAAGACACCGACGGCAACCTGCACAACTTCGGCTTCACCACCGAAGTGCACACCACGTTCAAGTACGGCGGCGGCGAGACCTTCACGTTCACCGGCGACGACGATCTGTGGGTCTTCATCAACAACATGCTGGCCATCGACCTTGGCGGCCTGCACCCGAAGGCCAGCAAGACCATCGATCTGGACATGCAGGCGGCTACTTTGGGAATCACCAAGGGCGGCAGCTATCCGCTGGACCTGTTTCACGCCGAGCGCCACACTGACGCCTCGAATTTCCGCGTCGACACGAACTTTGTTTTCGTCAATTGCGGCGTGATCGTTCCTTAGAGGCCTAGAATCGAACGCTGGCGCCGGCGCTGACGTCGACGCGGAGCAAGGTTTGATAGGCGAAGAAGGTGGTGGGTCGGGGATTCCAGACCAGCTGCGGTCCGAGGACCAGCGCCCAACGAGGAGAGAGCGCGTATTCGACGCCGACACTGGGGCGGATTTCCAACGCCAACAAGCCGGGCGACTTCACTTCGCTGACTGTGTCTGGATACAGAAGTTGCGAGTCGGGCTGCAGGCCCGCCAGCAACAACAGACCGACGTCGACGCCGCCATAGACCGTCAGGCGCTGACCAAGGTCGCGCCGGAGAGCGCTTCCGATCAACAGCGACCAGAAGGTCGTGGTCGACCGTTCGCTGATCTCCGTGACGCTCAACTTGCCGCCCAGGCGGAGACGGGCGCTCCCGATGTTGGCGACGGTGTGGCCGCCGCTGATGGTCAGGCCCGGTGTGACGCTGGATACCGCCTCTTTCGCGGTCCAGAAGACGCCGCCGGCCATCACTTCGATCGCGGAGGTTGGGTTCGCGGCGACGGCCCCGACCGGTTCGCGCAGGGTCACGTCGGCCGCGCTGGTCTCGACCGCTGACGGCGGGCGCGCCGTGGTTTGCGGTGGGGGAGCCATCGGCGGCGGGCTGATTTCGGCGACGGCGGGGCGGCGGGCGACAAGCGGGACGTTGACGGTGTGATCGCCTTCGGCGACGGTGGCGTCGAAGTCCAGGTAGCCGGATTTCTCGACGTGAAGCTGATGGGCCCCGGTGGTCGCCACCGCCGGACCATCAAGCGGCGTCTGCCCGAGATCGCGGTTGTCCAGCATGACGTGCGCGCCCGGGACAGCACAATGGATCTCGATCTCGATCAGGTGGCGGCGCAGCTCCAGCCGTCGCTTGGTGGCATCCTGGCGGTAAAGGTCGGGGGCGGCGGTGGCCTTGTCCAGGAAGACGCCGAACGCAACGAACGCCTCGGCCGGGCGCTTGAGCCGCTCGTAAGCGCGGCCGATGTCGTACTTGATCATCGCGTCGCCGCTGGTGGCGAACGCTTGTTCCAAGGCGATCACCGCGTGGGCGTCGTCGCCTCGTCGTTGCAAAGCGGCGGCATCGCGCAGCAGATCCTCTTTCGTTGCCGCACCCGCCACGCCCGGCGCCAGCAGGGCAGCCATCAACGCCCAAATTGCAACGCGCAACCGAATCATGGCCGCCAGGCTAGCACGACGCGCATTGGCCGCGACCACTCATGGCGAGTCGGCCAGGCACGGCTGTTCCAGAACGTTCGCGTGTTCCCAATCGGACGTCGCCTTGCTGCCGGGCGCCGGAATGTCGCGCCAGTACAGGGTCAGGGTAAAGCGTCGCAGCTTGGCGCCGCTGGTCTGGTCATTGTAACGGCGGCAGATATAGCGCCCGAAAATTGCCAGATCCTGGTGACGGGTGCGGGCCAGATCGGATCGATACTTGTACCAGCGACTGTAGACCACGCCGCCAGCGGGCAACAACATTGGCGCCGCGGCGGCCAGAACATCAATTGATTGGCCGTCGGTCAGTGTGCCGGTGGCGCTGAATCGGTTGAGGCGCTTGGGCGGCTCGGGCGAAAACATCGTCCAGCCTTGGCTCATTCCCAGCGCCGCCAGCTCGGCGTAGACCCCAGGGACCCAATTCCCGCGGTCTTTGCCCAGCACCAGCTGGCAGACCACGGCGGTCATCTGCAAACCAAGGATGGCCCACAACGCGGCGGTCGAACGCGAAACCGGCGTCGGCAAGCGGCTGTCCGAAAACGGATCACCTGACGGCACGATGGCGTCGCGACGCCGCACCAGCGCGTCGATCCAGCGCGGCGAAAGATAGATC
The Polyangia bacterium DNA segment above includes these coding regions:
- a CDS encoding PEGA domain-containing protein — its product is MAALLAPGVAGAATKEDLLRDAAALQRRGDDAHAVIALEQAFATSGDAMIKYDIGRAYERLKRPAEAFVAFGVFLDKATAAPDLYRQDATKRRLELRRHLIEIEIHCAVPGAHVMLDNRDLGQTPLDGPAVATTGAHQLHVEKSGYLDFDATVAEGDHTVNVPLVARRPAVAEISPPPMAPPPQTTARPPSAVETSAADVTLREPVGAVAANPTSAIEVMAGGVFWTAKEAVSSVTPGLTISGGHTVANIGSARLRLGGKLSVTEISERSTTTFWSLLIGSALRRDLGQRLTVYGGVDVGLLLLAGLQPDSQLLYPDTVSEVKSPGLLALEIRPSVGVEYALSPRWALVLGPQLVWNPRPTTFFAYQTLLRVDVSAGASVRF
- a CDS encoding fibro-slime domain-containing protein, giving the protein MTPGSGGKASGGGAGSGGAGGTTVGGFVNADAGGYKLGPAVTGDPTAGGVTAPGQDPNAMNCNQLLGIVRDFKGLAEPGGHPDFEHFQGDDVTPNLVGPTLGADHKPVYASQCEGGAAMTDVTCPYGQQTTSKMDFDQWYRPADGVNKQFFLYLMFDKLASGVATFQSSHFFPLDGQGWGNSGEDTDGNLHNFGFTTEVHTTFKYGGGETFTFTGDDDLWVFINNMLAIDLGGLHPKASKTIDLDMQAATLGITKGGSYPLDLFHAERHTDASNFRVDTNFVFVNCGVIVP
- a CDS encoding response regulator, giving the protein MAAASAHVLVVEDEPKLRAVLVNYLQAAGYECTAMSDGAAALAALQARQFDLVLLDWMLPGMDGLALCQTVRRSGPTPIIMVTARVDEADRLIGLEAGADDYVCKPFSPREVVARVKALLRRARLGAPSAAPPPVRLRIDDAAHRVLLDGRELRLTHVEFRLISALAHAPGTVWSRDKLLRALYEEYRVVTDRTVDTHVKNVRRKLQEASPGDEIIASVYGVGYRMDLAALEIALGKGA
- a CDS encoding ATP-binding protein gives rise to the protein MSRLRRLFSRMPIGVKLFVALFAVCAAVAAGMGVGVRISFERGFLSYVNRLEANRMAGLARRLSRLYRDGSGWGGIQEDRALWERLDGAPQAVRRPGAAREGAPGLSIFDASGALVAGSASPRPDALQADIVVDGKVVGTLFGMPLRQVTNQADLQFQQEQTRMNWVIAFGALLLAGAAAVLLSRALLSPLRRLADATGRLSAGDFSVQVPVDGEDEIGQLSRSFNGLAETLNRNDRMRRQFMADVTHELRTPLAVLRAEIEQLEDGLRAPTADALGSLRAEMDKLTRLVDDIQQLALSDVGVLRYFRERLDVTALVTEAIESWAPRLAAHHLTLRLAAGGDGPAARLLIDGDPARLEQVLGNLLENAERYVPAGGQVVVRCGRDGDRALIEIDDSGKSVSDAALARLFERFYREEASRSRTTGGAGLGLAICRTIVEAHSGTIVAARSTLGGLRIEIRLPLVSEVRG